Proteins from one Panicum virgatum strain AP13 chromosome 7K, P.virgatum_v5, whole genome shotgun sequence genomic window:
- the LOC120642598 gene encoding uncharacterized protein LOC120642598, producing the protein MAAGNLFGRALSYVVNEFLVEGLANSRAFQRFAVKTNRTLENLSSKAKEVREELSEQLKDARGQNDHFKR; encoded by the exons atggccgccggcaacCTGTTCGGGCGGGCGCTGAGCTACGTCGTCAACGAGTTCCTCGTTGAGGGTCTCGCCAACAG CCGTGCATTCCAGAGGTTTGCTGTGAAGACCAACAGGACTCTTGAGAACCTATCATCTAAAG CTAAGGAAGTGAGAGAGGAGCTATCCGAGCAATTAAAGGATGCGCGTGGCCAGAATGAT CACTTCAAGCGGTGA
- the LOC120642438 gene encoding isocitrate dehydrogenase [NADP]-like: MRHLLLPRLLLFSPAMARASVSGSAAAAKALLPLNPARGGSRLPSLLPARRLPAPGSGRAFRGASLRCYAAAAAAVAEQGRIKVQNPIVEMDGDEMTRVIWSMIKDKLIFPYLELDVKYYDLGILNRDATNDEVTVESAEATLKYNVAVKCATITPDETRVKEFKLKSMWRSPNGTIRNILNGTVFREPILCKNIPRILSGWKKPICIGRHAFGDQYRATDMIIDGPGKLKMVFVPEGAEAVELDVYDFKGPGVSLSMYNVDESIRAFAESSMAMALSKRWPLYLSTKNTILKKYDGRFKDIFQEVYEENWKEKFEENSIWYEHRLIDDMVAYAVKSEGGYVWACKNYDGDVQSDFLAQGFGSLGLMTSVLLSSDGKTLEAEAAHGTVTRHFRLHQKGQETSTNSIASIFAWTRGLEHRAKLDKNDRLLDFTHKLESACVETVESGKMTKDLALLIHGPKVSREFYLSTEEFIDAVAQQLRGKIQTPAVV, translated from the exons ATGCGCCACCTGCTCCTGCCccgtctcctcctcttctcccccGCCATGGCTCGCGCTTCCGTGTCcggctccgccgcggcggccaaaGCCCTCCTCCCCTTAAACCCCGCCCGCGGCGGGAGCCGCCTCCCTTCCCtgctccccgcgcgccgcctccctGCCCCCGGGAGCGGCCGCGCGTTCCGCGGCGCCTCTCTCCGGTGctacgcagccgccgccgccgcggtggccgaGCAGGGCCGCATCAAGGTCCAGAACCCCATCGTCGAGATGGACG GGGATGAGATGACGCGGGTCATATGGAGTATGATAAAGGATAAG CTCATCTTCCCGTACCTGGAGCTGGATGTGAAGTACTATGATCTTGGAATTCTCAACAGGGACGCCACCAACGATGAGGTCACCGTGGAGAGTGCAGAGGCTACATTGAA GTATAATGTAGCTGTTAAGTGTGCAACAATCACGCCTG ATGAGACTAGAGTCAAAGAGTTCAAACTCAAGTCTATGTGGCGGAGCCCAAATGGCACAATAAGAAATATTCTAAATG GCACTGTTTTTCGCGAACCCATCTTGTGTAAAAACATACCACGTATATTGTCTG GCTGGAAGAAACCTATCTGCATAGGAAGGCATGCATTTGGTGACCAGTATCGAGCAACTGATATGATTATCGATGGTCCAGGAAAGCTCAAGATGGTATTTG TGCCTGAGGGAGCTGAGGCGGTGGAGCTCGATGTCTATGATTTTAAAGGACCTGGTGTGTCATTATCGATGTACAATGTAGACGAG TCTATTAGGGCTTTTGCCGAGTCCTCTATGGCTATGGCACTTTCCAAAAGGTGGCCTCTTTATCTCAGCACCAAGAACACAATCCTAAAGAAGTACGATGGCAG ATTCAAAGACATCTTCCAGGAGGTATATGAAGAGAACTGGAAGGAGAAGTTTGAGGAGAACTCAATATG GTAtgagcaccggttgattgaCGACATGGTAGCCTATGCTGTGAAAAGTGAGGGTGGGTATGTTTGGGCGTGCAAAAATTATGATGGAGACGTCCAGAGTGACTTCCTGGCTCAAG GTTTTGGTTCTCTGGGTCTGATGACATCGGTGCTG TTGTCTTCTGATGGGAAAACATTAGAGGCTGAGGCTGCTCACGGGACTGTCACTAGACATTTCAGGCTACATCAGAAGGGGCAGGAGACGAGCACCAACAGTATTGCCTCAATATTTGCTTGGACTCGTGGATTAGAACACAG AGCAAAGCTGGATAAAAATGATAGGCTGCTGGATTTCACACACAAACTTGAATCTGCATGTGTTGAGACGGTGGAATCTGGCAAGATGACGAAGGACCTTGCACTTCTTATTCATGGCCCCAA GGTATCAAGGGAGTTCTACCTGAGCACCGAGGAGTTCATCGACGCTGTCGCTCAGCAATTGCGAGGAAAGATTCAGACACCAGCTGTGGTGTAA
- the LOC120642587 gene encoding glutaredoxin-C6-like, translating into MGITSSSSSRPESRAMALAKAKEIVASAPVVVFSKSYCPFCVRVKQLFEKLGASFKAIEMDVESDGPELQDALKEWTGQRTVPNVFINGKHIGGCDDTMALNNDGKLVALLTEAGAIAGSTSKKTATA; encoded by the exons ATGGGAATCACCTCCTCTTCGTCCTCGCGCCCGGAATCCAGAGCTATGGCGCTCGCCAAGGCCAAGGAAATCGTCGCCTCCGCGCCCGTCGTCGTCTTCAg CAAGTCTTACTGCCCTTTCTGCGTCCGTGTGAAGCAGCTGTTCGAGAAGCTGGGAGCAAGCTTCAAGGCCATTGAGATGGATGTGGAAA GTGATGGACCTGAGCTCCAGGATGCTCTCAAGGAATGGACTGGCCAGAGGACCGTCCCAAATGTCTTCATCAATGGGAAGCATATTGGTGGCTGCGATG ATACCATGGCACTGAACAATGATGGGAAGCTGGTGGCTCTGCTAACTGAGGCTGGAGCAATCGCGGGTTCTACCTCCAAGAAAACCGCCACTGCTTAG
- the LOC120640233 gene encoding uncharacterized protein LOC120640233, which translates to MQQAASSSAPPAGFREEVTDDGWVLLGTGSSSDTAAVARPPRPPRRGGNRPPAGAQPPFDFDPAPDNLVGRYLPARRALRCGDLPPQIHDADVYGAHPAFLARHPPASGARPEWLFFVCRGRGLGGKRRAGPGAYRLTGEADPGGAAWYCHCFRYYEDAVEASAGRETEWRMEEYGDRCPGGGGGGAFDVVVCKVFPARGGALDGRLRLDAAARRAGADDVRPQVLVQLYLASLSAGDPLRCRMHRAADVCAAHPAVLTAVLPPANDQFEWFFVVRRPRTELPVWRTRRRRGAGRVQGLKTLKCSPGSASIQRLMHILPAER; encoded by the exons ATGCAGCAGGCCGCGTCGtcgtccgcgccgcccgccggcttcCGCGAGGAGGTGACCGACGACGGCTGGGTCCTCCTCGgcaccggcagcagcagcgacacGGCGGCCGTGGCCAGGCCGCCGAGGccaccgcggcgcggcgggaacAGGCCTCCAGCAGGCGCCCAGCCGCCCTTCGACTTCGACCCCGCCCCGGACAACCTCGTCGGACGGTACctgcccgcgcgccgcgccctgcGGTGCGGTGACCTGCCGCCGCAGATCCACGACGCCGACGTCTACGGCGCGCACCCGGCGTTCCTCGCCAGG CACCCGCCCGCCAGCGGCGCCCGGCCCGAGTGGCTCTTCTTCGTCTGCCGCGGGCGGGGGCTCGGCGGCAAGCGGAGGGCCGGGCCCGGGGCGTACCGCCTCACCGGCGAGGCCGAtcccggcggcgccgcgtgGTACTGCCACTGCTTCCGCTACTACGAGGACGCCGTGGAGGCCAGCGCCGGGAGGGAGACGGAGTGGCGCATGGAGGAGTACGGCGACCgctgccccggcggcggcggcggcggggcgttcGACGTGGTCGTGTGCAAGGTGTtcccggcgcgcggcggggcgctCGACGGGaggctccgcctcgacgccgcggcgcggcgcgcgggcgccGACGACGTGAGGCCGCAGGTGCTCGTGCAGCTCTACCTCGCCAGCCTCAGCGCCGGGGACCCGCTGCGGTGCCGCAtgcaccgcgccgccgacgtGTGCGCGGCGCACCCGGCGGTGCTCACGGCCGTGCTGCCGCCGGCCAACGACCAGTTCGAGTGGTTCTTCGTGGTGCGGCGCCCGCGAACCGAGCTTCCCGTATGGCGAacacggcggcgacgaggagctGGTCGTGTACAAG GGTTAAAAACACTAAAATGCAGTCCAGGATCAGCATCAATCCAAAGGCTGATGCACATACTTCCAGCAGAAAGATGA